From the genome of Thiovibrio frasassiensis:
AGGGTGGTGATGGTCTCGGTGGCGGCATGAAGGGACAGATCCCAGAAGGCGCGGAAAAAGGAGCGTCTGCTCGCTGATGCCGCTTGCCCGATCTCTTCCTCCCGGGTAAGCAGCCGGATGCGGGAGATGAAGCCCTCGCGCCCCAATTTGCTTGCAAGAGCCTGGAGGCGGCGGGCCAGAACCGCCGGGACAAACGAAGCCCGGCAATCGGTGCACCGGCCAAGGTTCAGACAAACATCTTCCCCCGACCGGGCGGCGAAGGCAACCAGATGTTCCTCGGAAAGTGCGCCCAGGCAGGGGAGAATAATCTCCTCCCCGGTGCGGACCCCCTTTTCACAGGACAAGAAAACCGCTTTCCCCGCGTCCACCTTGCCGGGGAATGCGGCCAGGCGGGAGCCGCACCCGGTCAGCGCCTCGGCCGGACAGACGGCGGTGCAGGCCAGACAGCCCACGCAGCGCTTCGGGTCAAGCATGACCGTCCCCGGCTCAAGGCGAATAGCCCCTACCGAACACTCGCTTACACAACGGGCGCAGGCACTGCCCTGGAAGCGGGTCCGCAGGCAGCGGCGGGAGATAAGCTCAAGGGCAGGCGGCTCGCTGCCATGAAAACGCCCAGCCAGGCGGTCGGCAAGGCTCATGGGTTTTGGGCGGCTGCTGGTTTCTGGAGCCGTTGCCGTTCCGCGTTGATGAAGCCGAGCAGACATTCGCCCAGGTCGCGGTAAAAAGCGAGCGTAGCCTGCTCCTTGAGGATATTGCCAAGAATGGGCGCCCACGGGGCGAGCAACCTGTTGAAAAAACGGGCACGGATCGCGGAAAAATCGGCACGATCAGCCTGGTTCGATTCGCTGACGGCCTGGGCGATCCTGCCTTCGAGAAAACCCATGAACTCAAGCTCGATGGCGATATGGTCAGGCGGCTCGTCCCCTTCATGCTGTACCCCTGATTCCGCATAGAGCTTCAGGACTTCCATGGTCGAATCGCCCATCAGCTTCCTGTCCTGCTCCAGATACACCGAACCATACGGATGGGCCGGGGCGCCGAAGGGCCCCAAGAACAGGCCGGAATACTCGATCAGCAGTTCTTCCTGGCTGTTTTCCGCAAGGGACTGCGCCATCCGTTGGCAGGCTTCCCCCACCGCCGGCAGCGAAATCTCCCGCATCAGCCCCGCCAGATTGGCACAAAGATTCTCCTCGACAAACATCTCCCGGTCCGGTTGAGAGAAACAGGCGGCAAGCAGGCGGTAGGCATCGCTTTGGCGCTGGGCGGCTTGCATGAGTTCGGCGGTCATAGTGTTTCCTTGAAAAGAGTATACAGCTAAAAACCGTACGAAAAAAGGGGGGCGGAATGCCTGAGCACCCGCCCCCCGGACTTCCGGCTGTCCTGTCCCCAGACTACTTGGCGGCGCTGAAGCTCCGAATGTAATAAACATTGGGCTTGGTGCCCTTCTCGGGCTTGAGAACCGTGCCCTTGTACTTTTTGACCAACTGGGCGACCTCGCTGTTCTTGTCCTGAATGTCGCCGAAGGTTCTGGCCTTGGCCGGACAGGCAACCACGCAGTTGGGCAGCTCGCCCTTTTTCACCCGGTGTTCGCAAAAGATGCATTTCTCGGTGATATTGCTGCGCCGCACATCCTGATAATCCGGATGGTCGTACTTGGTCCGATGGGGCGGGTTGTCGGTCTTGGCCGCCATTTCCGCCGGCGACATGGTGCAGCCGGGGATCATCTCACTCTTGTCGGCATAAAAGGGTTCATAGGGCTTGCCGTCCTCGTTGTAGCTGATCACGCTGGTCTCGCCGCCCTTGACCTCCATCTTGGAATAGGGGCAGGCTTCCTGACAGGCGCGGCAGCCGATGCAGCGCTCGTCGTTGTGCATGGTGATGCCGTCCTTGGTTTTGTACATCGCCTTGGGGGTCACCGGGCAGGCCTTGACACAAGGCGCATTGGCGCAGTGATTGCAGAGCACCGGTCTGGCCGTGTATTTGGTTTTGGGGAACTTGCCGCTGGTTTCGTTCTGGAAATCGGCCCAATTATGGGCCTGCCCGAAGTTTCGGCCGGCGGTGTTGTTCTCCGTTTTGCAGGCCAGGGCGCAGGCCCCGCACCCAACGCACTTCTGAAGATCTATTACCATCGCATATTGCGTCATGTGTCATTTCCTCCTGTGAATCCATTACACCCTTCGGGTATAAGTTTCGTTTGAGCAGGCAAGCTGCTCAACTCAGCTTTAGGCCTTTTGAATTTTTACGCCGGTGAACCCGCCGTTTCTTGCCGTGGCGCCGCTGAGCCGGTCGTAATCATCGGGCATGAGCTCGTTGTTGTTCGCGCCTCGCGGGATCGCCTTGGCATAGTCCTTGGCGGCAACACGGCC
Proteins encoded in this window:
- a CDS encoding 4Fe-4S binding protein; its protein translation is MSLADRLAGRFHGSEPPALELISRRCLRTRFQGSACARCVSECSVGAIRLEPGTVMLDPKRCVGCLACTAVCPAEALTGCGSRLAAFPGKVDAGKAVFLSCEKGVRTGEEIILPCLGALSEEHLVAFAARSGEDVCLNLGRCTDCRASFVPAVLARRLQALASKLGREGFISRIRLLTREEEIGQAASASRRSFFRAFWDLSLHAATETITTLQAEPDPKEKHAHKHQPARLVLLRQALVDSGDEAVRLAMLPLFFTLTVNTECNFCGGCAGMCPTGALKNIREEEGKQLQFTWARCSGCGLCLEFCPPKALSLSGGRSPDALGPECDVLLRMDGV
- a CDS encoding TorD/DmsD family molecular chaperone, with protein sequence MTAELMQAAQRQSDAYRLLAACFSQPDREMFVEENLCANLAGLMREISLPAVGEACQRMAQSLAENSQEELLIEYSGLFLGPFGAPAHPYGSVYLEQDRKLMGDSTMEVLKLYAESGVQHEGDEPPDHIAIELEFMGFLEGRIAQAVSESNQADRADFSAIRARFFNRLLAPWAPILGNILKEQATLAFYRDLGECLLGFINAERQRLQKPAAAQNP
- a CDS encoding 4Fe-4S dicluster domain-containing protein, with the protein product MTQYAMVIDLQKCVGCGACALACKTENNTAGRNFGQAHNWADFQNETSGKFPKTKYTARPVLCNHCANAPCVKACPVTPKAMYKTKDGITMHNDERCIGCRACQEACPYSKMEVKGGETSVISYNEDGKPYEPFYADKSEMIPGCTMSPAEMAAKTDNPPHRTKYDHPDYQDVRRSNITEKCIFCEHRVKKGELPNCVVACPAKARTFGDIQDKNSEVAQLVKKYKGTVLKPEKGTKPNVYYIRSFSAAK